The Xylanibacillus composti DNA window TCAGTGGTGTTGATGATCAGTACGTCGCCTTCGTTAATGAAGAGCGGCACCTGTACAGTCAAGCCTGTCTCCAATGTAGCGGCCTTCGTCGCTCCCTGCGCCGTGTTCCCCTTGACACCGGGTTCGGTTTCGGTCACTTTAAGCTCCACCGAGTTCGGCAGCGTAATGCCGATAATCTCGCCTTCATAGCTGGCGATATTGACGTTCATGTTTTCTTTGATGAATTTCAGCTCCCATTCGAGCTTGCTCGACGGAAGGGTAATTTGGTCGTACGTTTCGTTATCCATGAACACATGGTCATCGCCACTGGCGTACAAATACTGCATCTCGCGGTTTTCCACATGTGCGCGGCCTA harbors:
- the efp gene encoding elongation factor P; its protein translation is MISVNDFRTGLTIEVEGDIFTVQDFQHVKPGKGAAFVRAKIKNLRNGNIVERTFRAGEMVGRAHVENREMQYLYASGDDHVFMDNETYDQITLPSSKLEWELKFIKENMNVNIASYEGEIIGITLPNSVELKVTETEPGVKGNTAQGATKAATLETGLTVQVPLFINEGDVLIINTTEGKYVSRA